A region of the Rhizobium sp. NLR16a genome:
GAAAATCATTTGCTGAAAATGGATGAGGTCCGTCATTGGCGTCACGTCGTCGAAGAGGGCCATCCACGGCCATACGTCACAGAGATCTTCGGCAAGCGGCTGGACGAATAGGGTAATGACGTCCCATTCCTCCGGGCGAGGAGGGCAGGTCTTGTAAAGCACCGAGCAGGTCGGGGCAGGCACGCGGTACATATACTCGGTGGTTATTCCGCCGGTCGCCGACTTTGCAGCCTGCGGCTGGTAGAATTTCACCTGCGTCGCCCAGACTTCATCCTCCTTCTCGCGGATCTCGACTTTATAATTTTCGACCTCCGTATGCGGCTCGGCGCCGAGTATATCGGTGTGGACGAAGGGAAAATGCGCAATATCGAGGAAGTTCTCGACTGCTCTCAAGGGGGAACAGCGTACCCGCACGACACCGACATCGACGAAGCGGCGGCCGGGCTGATCCGCTTCGGGAATGGCGAAGAGCTCCTTGGCGGGGGTGCCAAGAGAAGACCAGACATGACCATAACGGACGCGGACGGGCAGGGCACGCCCATCGCCCGATGTGACCCGCGCCGCGCCATCAGCCGTGCGCATCACCTCTATGGGCTCGCCCATCAGAGCAGTCCTGCTTCCTGCACCGGT
Encoded here:
- a CDS encoding aromatic ring-hydroxylating dioxygenase subunit alpha produces the protein MKGAGAMIDEWYPVGLFSQLTGAGSRTALMGEPIEVMRTADGAARVTSGDGRALPVRVRYGHVWSSLGTPAKELFAIPEADQPGRRFVDVGVVRVRCSPLRAVENFLDIAHFPFVHTDILGAEPHTEVENYKVEIREKEDEVWATQVKFYQPQAAKSATGGITTEYMYRVPAPTCSVLYKTCPPRPEEWDVITLFVQPLAEDLCDVWPWMALFDDVTPMTDLIHFQQMIFLQDRSILENQIPALLPLDPGMEIPTRADLTSIAYRRWLKRHNYLYGAQLVAQ